Genomic segment of Leptospira perdikensis:
TTCATCGAACATCTCCTCTTCAGGAGTATCCAGGATTTCGAGACTTCTTAAGACAGAAAGACGGGCTGTCTCATTTTTGGGTAAAGGAGCAATCAGCATACGAAGTTTAGACGAAATCAATTTCGCATAAAGGAAAGCAAATTTTCTATTTTTCCTGGTCTAAGTCCTATGAACCGAATGACGACTTTGTCTCTGTTTTTTCTCCTGTTTGTGAGTTCTCTATTTCTCACAACTTTTTGTTTCGAAACCTCCTCTCAGTCTCCGAAAAAACCAGAGAATCCAGAACTAAGAAAAAAACTAACCGATTTACAATATCGTGTCACCCAACAAGACGAAACAGAACCTGCCTTCCGAAACGAATATTGGGACAATCACGAAGAAGGGATCTATGTAGACATTGTTTCGAAAGAAGTTTTGTTTAGTTCGAAAGATAAATTTGAGTCGGGCACTGGATGG
This window contains:
- the msrB gene encoding peptide-methionine (R)-S-oxide reductase MsrB, which gives rise to MNRMTTLSLFFLLFVSSLFLTTFCFETSSQSPKKPENPELRKKLTDLQYRVTQQDETEPAFRNEYWDNHEEGIYVDIVSKEVLFSSKDKFESGTGWPSFTKPLVKTNVVEIEDRSYGMLRTEVRSKAANSHLGHVFDDGPSPTNKRYCMNSASMEFIPKSKLKERGYSSFLPEFLESGQNK